One part of the Paenibacillus silvisoli genome encodes these proteins:
- a CDS encoding Gfo/Idh/MocA family protein, whose product MKSVIGWGFIGAGGITKRVMNDFKELSDAKLVAVYSRTEANALQLALPYDAKAYTDCEAMIRNPEVDAIYVATPHHLHMEHACLALELGKPVLCEKPFAPNAAQVRKMVEKARDTGTYLMEAMWTRFFPVTRKVMQWVSDGAIGDVHYLTADFGFSAAENPQSRLFNPDMAGGSLLDVGVYAVSYASMVFGSKPVEVLSRSRSTSTGVDARMACLLEYENGQMASLFSSISTSTPQEVRIIGTKGHIEVPRFWSPREARLIIGDRLEDTIKDERTGEGFGYEFTAVHEDLRSGRKENDLITLNESIAVAETLDILRAQWGLVYPFEG is encoded by the coding sequence TTGAAATCTGTAATTGGTTGGGGTTTTATCGGAGCAGGCGGAATTACGAAGCGGGTAATGAACGACTTCAAGGAATTGAGCGATGCTAAATTGGTCGCTGTGTATTCCCGTACGGAAGCTAATGCGTTGCAATTAGCGCTGCCTTATGATGCAAAGGCTTACACGGACTGCGAAGCCATGATCCGGAACCCGGAAGTGGATGCCATCTATGTCGCCACGCCGCACCATCTCCATATGGAACATGCTTGTTTGGCACTTGAATTAGGCAAGCCGGTGTTATGCGAGAAGCCGTTCGCTCCGAATGCCGCGCAGGTTCGGAAGATGGTTGAGAAAGCGAGAGATACCGGAACATACCTTATGGAAGCGATGTGGACCCGATTTTTCCCGGTAACGCGCAAGGTCATGCAGTGGGTTTCGGACGGCGCCATCGGAGACGTGCATTACTTAACGGCGGACTTCGGATTCTCTGCCGCGGAGAACCCTCAATCGCGCCTGTTCAATCCCGATATGGCCGGGGGCAGTCTGCTCGATGTCGGCGTTTACGCAGTCTCATACGCCTCGATGGTTTTCGGCTCCAAGCCTGTCGAGGTGCTCAGTCGTTCCCGCTCCACTTCTACTGGAGTGGATGCCCGAATGGCATGCTTGCTGGAATATGAGAACGGACAGATGGCTTCGCTCTTCTCTTCCATCTCGACTTCGACGCCGCAAGAGGTTCGCATCATCGGAACCAAGGGCCATATTGAGGTTCCGCGGTTCTGGTCCCCTAGAGAAGCCAGATTGATCATAGGGGATCGGCTTGAGGACACGATCAAGGATGAACGGACCGGGGAAGGATTCGGCTATGAATTTACGGCCGTACATGAAGACTTGCGGTCAGGCCGGAAGGAGAACGACTTGATCACGCTCAACGAATCGATCGCGGTCGCCGAGACGCTGGATATCTTAAGAGCCCAGTGGGGGCTTGTTTATCCGTTCGAGGGGTAA
- a CDS encoding ABC transporter ATP-binding protein has protein sequence MSEAVLSLRNLTKTIGRRNIVDNLTFDIPAGEVFGFLGPNGAGKTTTIRMIVGLISMTKGEAIIKGVSVRSHFELAMTHVGAIVENPEMYKFLTGYQNLVHFARRHNGVTKARIDEVVAMLGLQNRIHEKVKRYSLGMRQRLGVAQAILHRPSLLILDEPTNGLDPAGIRELRDYLRKLTKEEGISVIVSSHLLSEMELMCDRVAIIQSGKLVDIRSLQETRDTAQSKIIIETGDMHAAQHLLASAFDPTLLSMSNGQLELAAEKSVIPHITKLLVSADIDVLGIHAVQKSLEEQFLEITGGEMVV, from the coding sequence ATGTCTGAAGCCGTGCTTTCGCTTCGCAATTTGACCAAAACGATCGGCAGACGCAATATTGTCGACAATCTCACATTCGATATCCCCGCAGGTGAAGTATTCGGATTTCTGGGCCCGAACGGCGCAGGCAAAACAACTACCATCCGGATGATCGTCGGATTGATCTCTATGACGAAAGGAGAAGCGATCATCAAAGGCGTCTCCGTCCGCAGTCATTTTGAGCTCGCGATGACCCATGTCGGCGCTATCGTCGAAAATCCGGAAATGTATAAATTTTTGACCGGCTACCAAAACCTTGTTCATTTCGCGCGCCGCCACAATGGCGTCACGAAAGCGCGGATCGACGAGGTCGTAGCGATGCTCGGTCTGCAGAACCGGATCCACGAGAAAGTGAAACGCTATTCCCTCGGCATGCGCCAGCGGCTGGGCGTCGCCCAAGCGATTCTGCATCGCCCGTCCCTGCTCATTCTCGACGAACCGACGAACGGCCTGGATCCTGCAGGCATCCGCGAGCTGCGGGATTACTTGCGTAAACTGACCAAGGAAGAAGGCATCTCCGTCATCGTCTCCTCCCACCTTCTGTCCGAGATGGAGCTCATGTGCGACCGGGTCGCCATTATCCAATCCGGCAAGCTCGTGGATATCCGTTCCTTGCAGGAAACCCGGGATACCGCGCAATCGAAAATCATCATTGAGACCGGAGACATGCATGCCGCCCAGCATCTGCTTGCTTCGGCGTTCGATCCTACTCTCTTGTCCATGTCTAACGGCCAGCTTGAACTGGCAGCGGAGAAGTCCGTCATTCCGCATATCACGAAGCTGCTCGTCAGCGCCGATATCGACGTCCTCGGCATTCATGCCGTTCAGAAATCGCTGGAAGAACAATTTCTCGAAATAACAGGAGGTGAGATGGTTGTCTAG